In a single window of the Anaerocolumna cellulosilytica genome:
- a CDS encoding radical SAM protein: MYGHLLEDCTLCPRNCHVNRLKGEIGRCRVSGELMVARAALHMWEEPSISGETGSGTVFFSGCSLGCVYCQNHNIAAGMAGKKITIERLAEIFLELQEKKANNINLVTPGHYVPQIMNAIELSKSRGLELPIVYNTSSYEKAETLKLLEGYIDIYLPDMKYYDKAIAKKYSKAEEYFKYASEALQEMVRQVGKLTFREDGVLTKGVIVRHLTLPGYLTDSKKIIKYLYETYGDTIYISIMNQYTPLDKVKDYPEINRCISEKEYEELIDYAIELGIENGFIQEGETALESFIPEFNEEGV; this comes from the coding sequence ATGTATGGACATTTATTAGAAGACTGCACATTATGTCCGAGGAATTGCCATGTTAACCGACTAAAAGGAGAGATTGGCAGGTGCAGGGTAAGCGGTGAATTGATGGTGGCAAGGGCCGCCTTGCATATGTGGGAGGAGCCTTCTATATCAGGGGAAACAGGTTCTGGTACGGTATTCTTCTCAGGATGTTCCCTGGGGTGTGTTTATTGTCAGAATCATAATATAGCAGCAGGTATGGCAGGAAAAAAGATAACCATAGAAAGACTTGCTGAAATATTTCTTGAATTACAGGAGAAAAAGGCTAATAATATAAATCTGGTAACACCGGGACACTATGTACCACAGATAATGAACGCGATAGAACTCTCAAAGTCCAGAGGATTGGAACTGCCTATTGTATACAATACCAGTAGCTATGAGAAGGCGGAAACCTTGAAACTGCTAGAAGGCTATATCGATATTTATCTGCCGGATATGAAATATTATGATAAGGCAATAGCCAAAAAGTACTCGAAGGCAGAAGAGTATTTCAAATATGCCAGCGAAGCCTTACAAGAGATGGTACGTCAGGTCGGGAAACTTACATTTCGTGAAGACGGTGTTTTGACAAAAGGTGTAATTGTAAGACATTTGACCCTTCCCGGATATCTTACTGATTCCAAGAAGATAATAAAATATCTGTATGAAACTTATGGGGATACAATATATATCAGTATTATGAACCAGTATACACCGCTTGATAAGGTAAAAGACTATCCGGAGATTAACAGGTGCATCTCGGAAAAAGAGTATGAAGAATTAATCGATTACGCAATCGAATTGGGAATAGAAAATGGATTTATACAAGAGGGAGAAACAGCTTTGGAAAGCTTTATCCCTGAGTTTAACGAAGAAGGCGTTTAA
- the rlmD gene encoding 23S rRNA (uracil(1939)-C(5))-methyltransferase RlmD has protein sequence MQEKNDREKSKGYGEAQKKRASGKNGNRKFELGKAKTNGLNTCGKFAGENKKDKSAEKNTRKSFDKTGSKDNKNQINKDNPKFQEREKSIKNRNTGNKTVDKNRKTGKDNANKSKCPVLYKCGGCQLLHLEYPKQLKEKQTRVEALLKKFGKVEPIIGMKNPLHYRNKVHAAFDHDRKGNPISGIYESGTHNIVPIDSCLIENEKADAIIVSIRGLLKSFKIKTYDEDTGYGLLRHVLIRTGHSTGEIMVVLVISSPIFPSKNNFVKALRKIHPDITTIVVNVNNKKTSMILGEKEQTIYGKGFIEDTLCEKVFRISPKSFYQVNPVQTEILYGKAIELAACSGKEIIVDAYCGIGTIGIIASGHVKKVIGVELNQDAVRDAVMNAKRNDISNIDFYNKDAGEFMTQLAEQGQPVDLVFMDPPRAGSDEKFLTSLVTLAPKKVVYISCNPETLARDLEFITKKGYRCERIVPVDMFPGTGHVETCVLLSHKNLQISPPSL, from the coding sequence ATGCAAGAAAAAAATGATAGAGAAAAGAGTAAAGGATATGGGGAGGCGCAAAAGAAAAGGGCAAGCGGAAAAAATGGGAATCGGAAATTTGAATTAGGTAAAGCCAAAACCAATGGATTGAATACATGTGGCAAATTTGCAGGTGAAAATAAAAAAGATAAATCTGCTGAAAAGAATACCAGAAAGTCCTTTGACAAAACAGGGAGCAAGGATAATAAGAATCAGATAAATAAAGACAACCCAAAATTCCAAGAGAGAGAAAAGTCAATAAAGAATAGAAACACCGGTAATAAAACAGTTGATAAAAATAGAAAAACGGGTAAGGATAATGCCAATAAGAGCAAATGTCCGGTATTGTATAAATGCGGTGGCTGTCAGCTTTTGCATCTGGAGTATCCTAAGCAGTTAAAGGAAAAACAGACCAGAGTTGAAGCCCTTTTAAAGAAATTCGGTAAAGTAGAGCCAATTATCGGGATGAAAAATCCGCTGCACTATCGGAATAAGGTACATGCAGCATTTGACCATGATAGAAAAGGGAATCCTATATCAGGTATATACGAATCCGGTACTCATAACATAGTTCCTATAGATAGCTGCCTTATTGAAAATGAAAAGGCTGATGCTATCATTGTATCTATCCGAGGCTTATTAAAGTCCTTTAAAATCAAGACGTATGATGAGGATACAGGCTATGGACTTCTTCGCCATGTTCTTATTAGGACAGGTCATAGCACCGGAGAAATAATGGTGGTGCTGGTAATATCCTCACCTATCTTTCCATCAAAGAACAACTTTGTAAAGGCGTTGCGTAAAATACACCCTGATATCACTACAATCGTAGTAAATGTAAACAATAAAAAGACCAGTATGATTCTTGGAGAGAAAGAACAGACCATTTATGGAAAAGGGTTTATAGAAGATACTCTGTGTGAAAAAGTATTTCGTATCTCTCCTAAATCTTTTTATCAGGTTAATCCGGTACAAACAGAAATCTTATATGGAAAAGCAATTGAACTTGCAGCCTGTAGTGGTAAGGAAATCATTGTGGATGCTTATTGCGGTATTGGAACTATTGGTATTATTGCCAGTGGTCATGTAAAGAAGGTAATCGGAGTTGAGTTGAACCAGGATGCTGTAAGGGATGCGGTTATGAACGCCAAACGAAATGATATTAGCAATATTGATTTCTATAATAAGGATGCCGGGGAATTTATGACCCAGCTGGCAGAACAGGGACAGCCGGTTGATTTGGTATTTATGGATCCTCCAAGAGCAGGAAGTGATGAGAAATTCTTAACTTCTTTGGTAACTCTGGCACCGAAGAAAGTGGTGTATATTTCTTGTAATCCGGAAACCTTGGCAAGAGATTTGGAATTTATCACGAAGAAAGGGTATCGGTGTGAAAGGATAGTGCCGGTAGATATGTTCCCGGGGACGGGGCACGTGGAGACGTGCGTACTTTTGTCCCACAAAAACCTACAAATATCTCCACCGTCCTTATAA
- a CDS encoding SUKH-4 family immunity protein produces the protein MISPKEFAKKWKELWEKDPIKFSAEVLKGLEVDEEVKSFLMEGGLPDEAPLLNFETELPLYAIEEDLSDYKYLGFTSWGDPICLYEGDGSVVYLDHENDYEYETFINSSIPQLAETLLVYSQMIQEARKENGEDAILNNNIPERLKHWLLEELKRIDPPAVEGGFWQAELENLDEE, from the coding sequence ATGATCTCACCGAAGGAATTTGCAAAGAAGTGGAAGGAACTGTGGGAGAAAGACCCCATAAAGTTCAGCGCAGAGGTGCTAAAAGGCTTAGAAGTTGATGAGGAAGTAAAGAGCTTTCTTATGGAAGGTGGACTGCCAGATGAGGCACCCTTATTAAATTTTGAAACAGAGTTGCCGTTATATGCAATAGAAGAAGATCTTAGTGACTACAAATACTTAGGCTTTACTAGTTGGGGTGACCCTATATGCCTGTATGAAGGTGATGGGTCCGTTGTGTACTTGGATCATGAAAATGATTATGAGTATGAAACATTTATCAACTCTTCAATTCCGCAGTTGGCGGAAACATTACTGGTATATTCCCAGATGATTCAGGAAGCAAGGAAGGAAAATGGAGAAGATGCAATTCTCAATAATAATATCCCGGAACGACTGAAGCATTGGTTGCTTGAAGAATTAAAAAGGATTGATCCTCCGGCGGTGGAAGGCGGTTTTTGGCAAGCAGAGCTGGAAAACCTGGATGAAGAATAG
- a CDS encoding SMI1/KNR4 family protein — protein sequence MVKNVFENYIGYSAKLRPDYPDSLGSSISGWENVVKTITTDIPAIYKAIYGKVSGTMRNIENQALMDFIPGYRLIHIQELEQEKTNLDGVLQYCEEIEGLTFLPLLADYSSHYICYCKDESGAEMIYRVTLEDEPELLYESPETFLKTICEYYKQQIYFLDQDGFLDCDFDHLDEHLDKEK from the coding sequence ATGGTTAAAAATGTATTTGAAAATTATATAGGATATTCGGCAAAACTGCGTCCTGATTATCCGGATAGCCTGGGAAGCTCCATCAGCGGATGGGAAAATGTCGTAAAAACGATAACAACTGATATTCCTGCAATCTATAAAGCTATTTATGGTAAGGTTTCGGGAACGATGCGTAATATTGAAAATCAGGCTCTGATGGACTTTATTCCCGGATACCGTTTAATACATATTCAGGAGTTAGAGCAAGAGAAGACGAACCTGGACGGCGTCTTGCAGTACTGTGAAGAGATAGAAGGGCTAACTTTTCTACCCCTATTGGCAGACTACTCCAGTCATTATATTTGTTATTGCAAAGATGAGAGCGGAGCGGAAATGATTTATAGGGTGACGCTGGAGGATGAGCCAGAGTTATTATATGAATCACCGGAGACATTTTTGAAGACGATTTGTGAATATTATAAACAGCAGATATACTTTTTGGACCAGGATGGATTTTTGGATTGTGATTTTGATCATTTGGACGAACACCTTGATAAGGAGAAATAG
- a CDS encoding DUF7716 domain-containing protein, whose translation MIDALEAFSRREEGWIQALNKDDYTDAVIQGVEAVSKAMESYNLLEHLSCDYYSKLAVTGKKLLEMKLDSIVKETIADFSKGLPPSYAYSMLEPIMNGKARGDVKRELNKSLAILAMKREKKEEKEYLDLEESKMETVKCVRTSISLEQLFKLDNDLLEEYDLYVKEGMVEFDKNTIVYLDDPLDVDDDTEDEIYPNFAQEHDLQWLFSGQVINDIIVNTQHQLPNPTVKDYIKNLIYYNENDCFFTFK comes from the coding sequence TTGATCGATGCTTTGGAAGCCTTCTCTCGTAGAGAAGAAGGCTGGATTCAAGCATTGAATAAGGATGATTATACAGATGCTGTTATTCAAGGAGTCGAAGCTGTAAGTAAGGCTATGGAAAGTTATAATTTGCTGGAGCATTTATCCTGTGATTATTATAGCAAATTAGCTGTAACAGGTAAGAAATTATTAGAAATGAAGCTAGATTCTATTGTTAAGGAAACGATTGCCGATTTTTCAAAAGGATTACCACCTTCCTACGCCTATTCCATGCTTGAGCCTATCATGAATGGTAAAGCGAGAGGGGATGTTAAAAGAGAGCTTAATAAGTCACTAGCAATTCTGGCGATGAAGAGAGAGAAAAAAGAGGAAAAAGAATATCTTGATTTGGAGGAAAGCAAAATGGAAACTGTGAAATGTGTCAGAACATCTATAAGCCTGGAACAGTTATTTAAGTTGGATAATGATTTGCTCGAGGAATATGACCTATATGTCAAAGAGGGTATGGTAGAATTTGATAAAAATACCATCGTGTACTTAGATGATCCTCTGGATGTAGATGATGATACGGAGGATGAAATTTATCCAAACTTTGCACAGGAGCATGATTTACAATGGCTTTTTTCTGGTCAGGTTATTAACGATATTATTGTAAACACACAGCATCAATTACCCAATCCTACTGTGAAGGATTATATTAAAAACTTAATTTATTATAATGAAAACGATTGCTTTTTTACTTTCAAATGA
- a CDS encoding Hsp70 family protein yields MTTVGIDLGTTNSLVAYWSGEKAEIIPNVIGENLTPSVVSVDETGEILVGQIAKERLITHPDMTAAVFKRFMGTEKNINLVNIILRQKSFLPLYYIKVIKGRCRGFFGSSGRECGNQRTSIFQ; encoded by the coding sequence ATGACAACTGTGGGAATTGATCTGGGAACAACAAATAGTTTAGTGGCATATTGGAGTGGTGAGAAGGCGGAAATCATCCCAAATGTAATCGGTGAAAACCTGACACCTTCCGTGGTCAGCGTAGATGAAACCGGTGAAATTCTTGTAGGGCAGATTGCAAAGGAAAGACTGATAACTCATCCAGATATGACTGCGGCTGTCTTTAAACGATTTATGGGTACTGAAAAAAATATCAACTTGGTAAATATAATTTTACGCCAGAAGAGCTTTCTTCCTTTATATTATATTAAGGTCATTAAAGGCAGATGCAGAGGCTTTTTTGGGTCAAGCGGTAGAGAATGTGGTAATCAGCGTACCAGCATATTTCAATGA
- a CDS encoding ankyrin repeat domain-containing protein yields the protein MGQAVENVVISVPAYFNDIQRKATKRAAKLAGLLDSGISVNESTFDPDYGRDCTALFYAAICGKEAAASLLLEYGAEDTCLNIIYSSSAGLLDRVKHLVEIEKADINEVDEKDGSTALIWAVKNEKTEVVQYLIEQGAFINVSDKNLSSPLIEAALIPNIEIMDILILHGADIELKTEEGFTVLFRCAIETGTYAMEYLIDKGANIEVRDIRGLTPLMAATMNKKLYSVKCLIEKGADINAYDKNGGNAMSHAIRVNQANIVYLLMKNGADINFIDKKGRTYLHLAAVFGHLNLVKFFLKSGMNLNDRSNDGNTILLTAAENNHIYIVKYIITEEEGFDINAKNNKGKTAFDFAVKNDNSEMRELLIAHCKDLYHTGGIYE from the coding sequence TTGGGTCAAGCGGTAGAGAATGTGGTAATCAGCGTACCAGCATATTTCAATGATATCCAGCGCAAAGCGACTAAACGTGCGGCGAAATTAGCCGGACTGTTAGATAGCGGTATTTCAGTTAACGAATCGACATTTGATCCAGATTATGGAAGAGATTGTACGGCATTGTTTTATGCTGCGATCTGCGGTAAGGAGGCAGCTGCAAGCCTTCTTCTTGAATACGGTGCAGAGGATACCTGTCTGAATATCATTTACTCCAGTTCTGCTGGTTTACTCGACAGGGTAAAACATCTAGTGGAAATTGAAAAAGCAGACATTAATGAAGTGGATGAGAAAGACGGATCTACCGCATTAATATGGGCAGTTAAAAATGAAAAAACAGAAGTGGTACAATACCTTATTGAACAAGGTGCTTTTATCAACGTGTCGGATAAAAACTTATCTTCTCCGTTAATAGAAGCAGCTTTAATTCCAAATATTGAAATTATGGATATACTGATATTGCATGGTGCTGATATAGAGTTAAAGACAGAGGAAGGCTTTACTGTATTGTTTCGGTGTGCGATAGAGACCGGAACTTATGCAATGGAATATCTGATTGATAAAGGTGCGAATATAGAAGTTAGGGACATACGTGGACTTACTCCTCTCATGGCTGCTACCATGAATAAAAAATTATATTCTGTTAAGTGTCTGATTGAAAAGGGTGCAGATATCAATGCATATGATAAAAATGGAGGTAATGCTATGTCCCATGCCATTAGGGTTAACCAAGCGAATATTGTATATTTATTAATGAAAAATGGAGCTGATATAAATTTCATTGATAAAAAAGGGCGTACTTATCTGCATCTTGCAGCAGTATTTGGACATCTTAACTTGGTTAAATTTTTTCTAAAAAGTGGAATGAATCTAAATGACAGGAGCAATGACGGTAACACGATATTATTAACAGCAGCAGAGAATAATCACATATATATTGTAAAATACATAATAACCGAGGAAGAAGGGTTTGATATCAACGCTAAGAACAACAAAGGAAAAACTGCTTTTGATTTTGCAGTTAAGAATGACAACAGTGAAATGAGGGAGCTTCTAATAGCTCATTGTAAAGATCTATATCACACAGGAGGTATTTATGAGTAG